A single genomic interval of Mucilaginibacter robiniae harbors:
- a CDS encoding c-type cytochrome, with product MEEQTEQEVVRALVKITRYTIYIAVLLVACIAIIVVSLSAGGRKSAPVVAATAGSGDTPVSAPTTDAAAPAPARPIPADAWKAPDTSTIPAGKSGEMIRYGRELVAHTSNYFGPKGSIAMLTNGMNCQNCHLDGGSRLFGNNYASFMASYPKLSNRSGHKEPASERLVECFERSLAGKAPDTNGREVRSILAYMKWIGRDVKKGQKLFGSASEKLPFMDVAANPAKGQVVYLAKCQSCHGAGGEGMLAADKKSYTYPPLWGKHSFNDGAGMYRITNMAGFVKNNMPYGATYQDPQLSDEEAWNVAAYIESMPRPHKDQHGDWKDLSKKPIDFPFGPYADQFSQQQHKYGPFQQIKAAQKKTSDKS from the coding sequence ATGGAAGAGCAAACAGAACAGGAAGTTGTCAGGGCACTGGTTAAAATCACCCGGTATACCATCTATATAGCGGTTTTGCTGGTGGCCTGTATCGCCATTATCGTGGTTTCACTATCTGCAGGCGGCAGAAAATCAGCGCCCGTGGTAGCAGCAACTGCAGGCAGCGGCGATACGCCTGTTTCAGCGCCGACTACTGATGCCGCCGCACCAGCCCCGGCAAGGCCGATACCGGCAGATGCCTGGAAGGCACCTGATACCAGCACCATTCCGGCAGGCAAGTCGGGGGAGATGATCCGGTACGGCAGGGAACTGGTAGCGCATACCTCCAATTATTTCGGGCCGAAAGGCAGTATCGCCATGCTGACCAATGGCATGAACTGCCAGAACTGCCACCTGGACGGCGGGAGCCGCCTGTTTGGGAACAACTACGCCAGCTTTATGGCCAGCTATCCGAAGCTGAGCAACCGAAGCGGGCATAAGGAACCGGCCTCTGAACGCCTGGTAGAATGCTTTGAGCGCAGCCTGGCCGGTAAGGCCCCAGATACCAACGGCCGTGAAGTGCGCTCGATATTGGCTTACATGAAGTGGATAGGCCGGGATGTAAAAAAGGGGCAGAAATTGTTTGGCAGCGCCTCCGAAAAGTTGCCCTTCATGGATGTTGCGGCTAACCCGGCGAAGGGTCAGGTGGTTTACCTGGCCAAATGCCAGAGCTGCCACGGCGCAGGCGGCGAAGGGATGCTGGCTGCTGATAAAAAATCATACACTTATCCGCCGCTTTGGGGTAAGCATAGCTTTAATGATGGTGCAGGCATGTACCGCATCACCAACATGGCCGGCTTCGTGAAAAACAACATGCCCTACGGTGCTACCTACCAGGATCCACAACTGAGTGACGAGGAAGCCTGGAACGTAGCCGCTTATATTGAATCCATGCCCCGGCCGCACAAGGATCAGCATGGTGATTGGAAGGACCTAAGCAAAAAGCCTATCGACTTTCCGTTTGGTCCGTATGCCGACCAGTTCAGCCAGCAACAGCACAAATATGGCCCATTCCAGCAGATCAAGGCCGCACAAAAGAAAACATCAGATAAGTCATAA
- a CDS encoding DsrE family protein, translating into MKKSISLLFVLIGVFFIKPVMAQTTTAEFTGAKATQAHYRALYYLDEADPKKIGATLRNIGNALNDERLQGKVEIELVAFGDGVAVFQKTGSFEAPLRALQQKGVILAQCNNTIRERHIEKDMLFPFISYVPSGNGEIIIRSAEGWVLVHP; encoded by the coding sequence ATGAAAAAGTCAATTTCTTTACTGTTTGTGTTGATCGGTGTGTTCTTCATTAAACCCGTGATGGCACAAACCACTACTGCAGAATTCACCGGTGCAAAAGCTACACAAGCCCATTATCGGGCGCTCTATTACCTCGATGAAGCCGACCCTAAGAAGATCGGCGCTACACTGCGCAACATTGGTAACGCGCTGAATGATGAACGCTTGCAGGGCAAGGTAGAAATCGAGCTGGTCGCTTTCGGCGATGGGGTGGCTGTATTCCAAAAAACAGGCAGCTTCGAAGCGCCGCTGAGAGCGTTGCAGCAAAAGGGTGTAATCCTGGCCCAGTGCAATAATACCATCCGGGAGCGCCATATCGAAAAGGACATGCTGTTTCCTTTCATCAGCTATGTGCCCAGCGGCAACGGCGAGATCATCATTCGTTCAGCAGAAGGCTGGGTACTGGTTCATCCATAA
- a CDS encoding substrate-binding domain-containing protein encodes MKTLKTTIITALSLFVMGTTSKAQEHRFDPPWNTPPESKVMFTVPGVDNVPDLFGDINDPQLVVFFAGNQFMCIDDLMAAFKKAHPQYQRIFAETLPPGILAKQIMGGSITIGNMRITIKPDVYTAGKSRTDQMPEYFTRTQPYAYNRLALMVRKGNPKNVRGLKDLGRLEVRVSMPNPEWEGIGKRIEEAYVKAGGEPLKTAIMDSKVKDSTTFLTQIHHRQTPMRILYNQSDAAPVWYSEAYYQKVIGHPTELVEIPESENITATYVAGQMKNAPHAQAAKDFMDFLVSPAAKAIYRKYGFTTK; translated from the coding sequence ATGAAAACTCTAAAAACAACGATTATAACCGCCTTAAGCCTGTTTGTGATGGGAACGACCTCCAAAGCCCAGGAACACCGTTTCGACCCGCCCTGGAACACACCGCCTGAGAGCAAGGTGATGTTCACCGTACCTGGTGTGGATAATGTGCCCGACCTTTTCGGCGACATCAATGACCCGCAGCTGGTGGTCTTCTTTGCCGGTAACCAGTTCATGTGTATAGATGACCTGATGGCTGCTTTCAAAAAGGCGCATCCTCAGTACCAGCGCATCTTTGCCGAAACCCTGCCGCCGGGGATTCTCGCCAAACAGATCATGGGCGGCTCCATCACTATCGGCAATATGCGCATCACAATTAAGCCGGACGTATATACCGCCGGCAAAAGCCGCACTGACCAGATGCCGGAATATTTTACCCGCACACAGCCGTACGCCTACAATCGACTGGCCCTGATGGTACGGAAAGGCAACCCAAAGAATGTGCGCGGACTTAAAGACCTGGGCCGCCTGGAGGTACGGGTGAGCATGCCTAACCCCGAATGGGAAGGTATTGGCAAGCGTATTGAGGAAGCCTATGTGAAAGCAGGCGGTGAGCCGCTCAAAACGGCCATCATGGACAGCAAAGTAAAGGACAGCACTACATTCCTGACCCAGATCCATCACCGGCAGACCCCGATGCGCATCCTGTACAATCAGAGCGATGCCGCACCCGTATGGTACTCTGAGGCCTACTACCAGAAGGTGATCGGCCACCCGACCGAACTGGTTGAAATACCGGAAAGCGAAAACATCACTGCTACTTATGTAGCCGGGCAGATGAAGAATGCGCCCCATGCACAGGCAGCTAAGGATTTTATGGACTTCCTGGTAAGCCCGGCTGCCAAAGCCATCTACCGTAAATACGGCTTCACTACTAAATAA
- a CDS encoding peroxiredoxin has translation MSLHLGDAAPDFTAQTTIGEINFYEYLGNSWGVLFSHPADYTPVCTTELGKTALLKGEFDKRNVKALALSIDPLEKHQAWISDINETQQCSVDFPLIADEDRRISQLYDMIHPNASATATVRSLFIIGPDRKIKLMITYPASTGRNFNEVLRVIDSLQLTDEYSVATPANWQAGEDVIIGLGIKTEDIAAKFPDGHRIVKPYLRYTPQPVKK, from the coding sequence ATGTCATTACACTTAGGAGATGCAGCTCCCGATTTTACTGCACAGACCACCATCGGCGAGATTAACTTTTACGAGTATCTGGGGAATAGCTGGGGTGTTCTCTTTTCGCACCCGGCCGACTATACGCCGGTATGCACTACCGAACTGGGCAAAACCGCCCTGCTGAAAGGTGAGTTTGACAAGCGGAATGTGAAAGCGCTGGCGCTCAGCATCGACCCGCTGGAGAAGCACCAGGCCTGGATCAGTGACATTAACGAAACGCAGCAGTGCAGCGTAGACTTCCCGCTGATTGCCGATGAGGACCGCAGGATTTCGCAACTGTACGATATGATACACCCCAACGCTTCGGCTACTGCCACCGTGCGCTCGTTGTTTATCATTGGCCCGGATAGAAAAATCAAGCTGATGATTACCTACCCGGCATCCACCGGGCGTAACTTCAATGAAGTGCTGCGCGTCATTGACTCCCTGCAGCTAACCGACGAATACAGCGTGGCCACGCCTGCCAACTGGCAGGCCGGTGAAGATGTCATCATTGGCCTGGGTATAAAGACAGAAGATATCGCCGCCAAATTTCCTGATGGGCACCGCATTGTTAAGCCTTATTTACGTTACACGCCGCAACCGGTAAAAAAATGA
- a CDS encoding substrate-binding domain-containing protein has translation MKFWIIAIIFSHTAVSFAQSKDTVYVFGPGGPLAPMQECAEAFTKATGIPVRVTGGPEATWLSQAQTDGDIIYGGAEYMLTQFGQNHPGIIDAASRVELYPRRAAILVRPGNPKRITRLKDLAAPGIKILDVNGAGQLGLWEDLAGKENLISTVQKNIARSFVNTALGINAWKTDPAYDAWITYASWHYRLSDVTGIVELPITLRLYRGTPAVLTLHGRHHSEAGRFLSYLKSAEGHSIFKKWGWE, from the coding sequence ATGAAATTCTGGATTATTGCTATCATTTTTTCACACACTGCCGTATCCTTTGCACAATCAAAGGATACGGTTTATGTCTTTGGACCCGGCGGGCCGCTCGCGCCCATGCAGGAGTGCGCTGAAGCATTCACGAAAGCAACGGGAATCCCTGTGCGCGTGACGGGCGGACCGGAAGCAACGTGGCTCTCGCAGGCACAAACCGACGGCGACATCATTTACGGCGGTGCGGAATACATGCTCACTCAATTCGGGCAAAACCATCCCGGAATCATTGATGCAGCAAGCCGCGTCGAACTATACCCAAGGCGGGCGGCCATTCTGGTTCGCCCCGGTAACCCTAAGCGTATTACAAGGCTTAAAGACCTGGCTGCACCCGGTATTAAAATTCTGGATGTAAACGGCGCTGGTCAGTTGGGTTTATGGGAAGACCTGGCAGGAAAAGAGAACCTGATCAGTACTGTACAGAAAAATATCGCTAGGTCTTTTGTGAATACCGCGCTCGGTATCAATGCCTGGAAAACAGACCCTGCCTATGACGCCTGGATAACCTATGCTTCCTGGCATTATCGCCTTTCAGATGTAACCGGCATTGTTGAACTGCCGATTACCTTACGGCTTTACCGGGGGACGCCGGCAGTACTTACGCTTCATGGCAGGCATCATTCGGAAGCAGGCCGTTTCTTGTCTTACCTCAAGAGTGCCGAGGGGCACAGTATCTTTAAAAAGTGGGGATGGGAATAG